Proteins encoded together in one Capricornis sumatraensis isolate serow.1 chromosome 3, serow.2, whole genome shotgun sequence window:
- the LOC138075348 gene encoding protamine-2-like yields the protein MVRCCVKSPTESPPRQQGSGQQGETESPDQTRDLRPEDIPVHGRTHRGRYHYRHRSHTRRRPCHRHRRRACRHRRRRRGCRRMKRRRRRCGRQL from the exons atggtccgatgctgcgtgaagagtccgactgaaagtccacccaggcagcagggctccgggcagcagggcgagacggagagcccggatcagacgcgggacctgaggccagaggacatcccggtccacgggaggactcacagaggccgctaccactacagacacaggagccacacgcggcggcgcccctgccacaggcaccggagaagggcctgcaggcacaggaggcgccGCAGAG GCTGCCgaaggatgaagaggaggaggaggagatgcggAAGGCAGCTCTAA
- the PRM3 gene encoding protamine-3, which yields MGSRCAKLGTGHGRGHESSMKKLVACVSQDNFSLSSEGEEEEEGEEEEEEGQEEELPVQGKLLLMEAGQQEEGAADADAEVQQSPEPKQARS from the coding sequence ATGGGTTCCCGCTGTGCCAAGCTTGGCACGGGCCACGGCCGGGGCCACGAATCTTCCATGAAGAAGCTCGTGGCCTGCGTGAGCCAGGATAACTTCTCCTTGTCGTCAgagggcgaggaggaggaggagggcgaagaggaggaggaggagggccaagaggaggagCTCCCGGTGCAGGGCAAGCTTCTGCTGATGGAGGCCGGGCAGCAGGAGGAAGGGGCCGCAGATGCCGACGCGGAGGTCCAGCAGAGCCCCGAGCCCAAGCAGGCGCGCTCCTGA